A DNA window from Nitrospira sp. contains the following coding sequences:
- a CDS encoding RNA polymerase sigma-54 factor (MaGe:77309696) yields the protein MKLRLDLRLSQKLIMTPQLQQAIKLLQLSRLELQQSLTQHLLENPLLDEVQAEVEEAEAAAAEGKIEEAATAPAQETTEEAGTPEERGSPEEFSASGWEEYFGSDRRAGDSEYPSSSQDEFPSYEQTVAKATSLEEHLLWQLSLSGLSEREKIIGRLLIGNLDDDGYLRISLAEVIMGTEFTEAEAESVLADVQAFDPTGVGARDLPECLLLQLGHLGKNSTRSLGARPGALKGAVVEGIILHHLKDLEKKQYAKIAKALSVTVEEVFEATKLIGDLEPKPGRPFTNTQNYVIVPDVFVVKNEGEWVVLLNDDGLPRMRISPYYKQLIATGDGGTAETKSYLDEKLRAAQWVIRSIDQRNKTIVKVVTSIVKFQEQFFEHGVEHLKPLVLKQVAEDIGMHESTISRVTANKYMYCPQGMLELKFFFNAGLQRADQPSDMMSSVSVREMIRKMIAEEDSQRPLKDEEIAARLKLQQVLIARRTVAKYRAEDNIPSASQRKRHF from the coding sequence ATGAAACTTCGACTCGACTTGAGGCTGAGCCAGAAGCTGATTATGACGCCGCAGTTGCAGCAGGCGATTAAGCTGTTGCAGCTTTCGCGGCTTGAATTGCAGCAAAGCTTAACCCAGCATCTGCTCGAAAATCCGCTCCTCGACGAAGTGCAGGCGGAAGTTGAAGAAGCCGAAGCCGCGGCCGCGGAGGGGAAAATAGAAGAGGCGGCCACCGCACCCGCGCAAGAAACGACGGAGGAGGCGGGAACGCCAGAGGAGCGCGGTTCCCCAGAAGAATTTTCAGCCTCTGGGTGGGAGGAATATTTTGGCTCAGATCGTCGAGCTGGGGATTCTGAATACCCCTCTTCTTCTCAAGATGAGTTTCCCTCTTACGAGCAGACAGTGGCCAAGGCGACGTCGTTGGAGGAGCATCTGCTCTGGCAACTGTCGCTCTCGGGCCTTTCGGAACGGGAAAAAATCATCGGGCGGCTGCTCATTGGAAACCTTGACGACGATGGATATTTGCGGATCTCTTTGGCCGAAGTCATTATGGGGACGGAGTTTACGGAAGCCGAAGCAGAGTCGGTGCTCGCAGATGTTCAGGCCTTTGATCCAACCGGTGTCGGGGCGCGCGATCTGCCGGAATGTCTACTGCTTCAACTTGGCCACCTAGGCAAGAACTCGACGAGGTCGCTCGGCGCAAGACCGGGTGCGCTCAAGGGAGCTGTCGTTGAAGGGATTATTCTGCATCATCTCAAGGATCTCGAGAAAAAGCAGTACGCCAAGATTGCCAAGGCTTTGAGCGTGACAGTCGAGGAGGTCTTTGAAGCAACGAAGTTGATCGGAGATCTTGAGCCCAAGCCCGGTCGTCCATTCACGAATACCCAGAATTACGTGATTGTTCCGGATGTTTTCGTCGTGAAAAACGAAGGCGAGTGGGTTGTGTTGTTGAATGACGATGGACTGCCTCGCATGCGGATCAGCCCGTATTACAAACAGCTAATCGCGACGGGAGATGGCGGGACGGCGGAAACCAAGTCCTATTTGGATGAAAAACTCAGAGCCGCTCAATGGGTGATTCGGAGTATCGATCAACGGAATAAGACGATCGTTAAAGTGGTGACGAGTATTGTGAAGTTTCAGGAGCAATTCTTTGAGCATGGGGTCGAGCATCTGAAACCGTTAGTGCTCAAGCAGGTGGCGGAAGATATTGGAATGCACGAATCGACGATCAGTCGGGTCACTGCTAATAAGTACATGTATTGCCCGCAAGGGATGCTTGAATTGAAGTTCTTCTTCAACGCGGGGCTTCAGCGGGCGGATCAACCGTCCGACATGATGTCGTCGGTGTCGGTCCGTGAAATGATTCGAAAAATGATTGCGGAAGAGGATTCACAGCGCCCACTGAAAGATGAGGAAATCGCGGCGCGATTGAAGCTTCAGCAAGTATTGATCGCGCGTCGCACAGTGGCGAAATATCGTGCCGAGGACAATATTCCATCCGCTAGCCAGCGGAAACGCCATTTTTAG
- a CDS encoding hypothetical protein (Evidence 5 : Unknown function; MaGe:77309698), whose amino-acid sequence MQEIKILEQLIDPRHSLTPRIAQDFQNRQDIFFHRKTAKDRRLLRKIPDPAPGPLIHWQVRDGLTVKCNLPFVRLTEPHNHIKDRRLPSTVRTKKPDHFTGTHFDGHTFHDFSPAETLLQPTSPQAGCA is encoded by the coding sequence GTGCAGGAGATCAAGATCCTTGAGCAACTCATCGACCCGCGCCATTCGCTCACCCCGAGGATAGCTCAGGATTTCCAAAATCGCCAAGACATTTTTTTCCACAGAAAGACGGCGAAAGACCGACGACTCCTGCGGAAGATACCCGATCCCGCGCCTGGCCCGCTGATACATTGGCAAGTCCGTGATGGACTCACCGTTAAATGTAATCTCCCCTTCGTCCGGCTGACAGAGCCCCACAACCATATCAAAGATCGTCGTCTTCCCAGCACCGTTCGGACCAAGAAGCCCGACCACTTCACCGGCACGCACTTCGATGGCCACACCTTTCACGACTTTTCGCCCGCGGAAACTCTTCTCCAGCCCACGAGCCCTCAAGCAGGATGTGCGTGA
- a CDS encoding OstA-likeN domain-containing protein (MaGe:77309699), translating into MMFMWISFLVLSILAPGIAESAAPVGSAVSTGTGSAQTPTTITAKKMTVRNQDSQAVFEGSVVLTQGTLMVYSDKMVVSFSPQSEDGKKGEPSDVRKSDSLPATKSTGKGGDVMPGSSGRSVKQIEATGHVRIEKETGNATSSKAVFDNSRRVVTLTGDPVAWEKGTRVSGEKIIIYLDEDRSVVEGGSHLLIDGERGGMK; encoded by the coding sequence ATGATGTTCATGTGGATCTCGTTTCTGGTTCTTAGCATCTTGGCTCCAGGCATAGCCGAGTCTGCCGCGCCGGTGGGCAGCGCTGTGTCTACTGGTACAGGGTCGGCACAGACTCCGACAACCATCACTGCGAAAAAAATGACGGTGCGGAACCAAGATAGCCAGGCTGTATTTGAAGGGTCTGTCGTTCTGACTCAAGGCACATTGATGGTCTATTCAGACAAGATGGTAGTGTCATTTTCCCCGCAGTCCGAGGATGGGAAAAAGGGAGAGCCCAGTGACGTCAGGAAGAGCGATTCATTGCCTGCAACCAAGTCGACTGGCAAGGGCGGCGATGTCATGCCAGGATCCTCTGGCCGATCCGTCAAGCAGATCGAAGCGACTGGGCATGTGCGCATTGAAAAAGAAACCGGCAATGCGACATCCAGCAAGGCCGTGTTCGACAACAGTCGCCGGGTCGTGACCCTGACGGGCGATCCCGTGGCCTGGGAAAAAGGAACGCGGGTGAGCGGCGAGAAGATCATTATCTATTTAGATGAAGATCGAAGTGTTGTTGAAGGAGGATCTCATCTCCTAATCGACGGTGAACGCGGCGGGATGAAATGA
- a CDS encoding LPS export ABC transporter periplasmic protein LptC (MaGe:77309700) — protein sequence MWGVLARRSLLTLSGALAAFLIYLLFVNADSAPTSQPIAPGAIETADAKISDFTFTQTKGDVVQWRVQAKHARLFEQEKRAVLSNVEVTLYGPAGKEVTVLGDEGALDTATKNFVLENRTDPLIIATGSGYTIYTNHLAWTDATKIIQTDDPVRIVGNGLEITGRGLLGRTESEEFEVLDDVHVDLVSGS from the coding sequence ATGTGGGGCGTATTAGCCAGACGAAGCCTTCTTACATTGAGTGGTGCGCTGGCGGCATTTCTGATTTATCTGTTGTTTGTGAACGCAGATTCCGCTCCCACGAGTCAGCCTATTGCACCAGGGGCTATTGAAACCGCAGATGCAAAGATTTCAGACTTTACCTTTACTCAGACAAAAGGGGATGTGGTGCAGTGGCGAGTGCAGGCCAAGCACGCGCGCTTATTTGAGCAGGAAAAGCGCGCAGTTCTGAGTAATGTTGAAGTGACGCTCTATGGACCGGCAGGGAAAGAGGTCACGGTTCTTGGAGACGAAGGGGCACTCGATACAGCCACAAAAAACTTTGTACTGGAGAATCGAACCGATCCACTGATCATTGCGACGGGAAGCGGCTATACGATTTATACCAATCACCTGGCATGGACCGATGCGACAAAGATCATTCAGACTGATGACCCGGTCCGTATTGTAGGCAATGGATTGGAAATTACCGGTAGAGGATTGCTAGGACGAACGGAATCAGAGGAGTTTGAGGTACTCGATGATGTTCATGTGGATCTCGTTTCTGGTTCTTAG
- a CDS encoding Methionine aminopeptidase (MaGe:77309707): MIILKTPAEIDVMAQASKVVAEALEVVKKAVRPGMTTDDLDRIAEQAIRDRGAIPAFKGYRSYPKTLCASVNEQVVHGIPSKRKLKDGDIIGLDLGAIVGGFYGDSAVTVAVGETSESAARLIQVTQEALDLGIEKAVVGNRLTDISHAVQRHVEAAGYSVVTEFVGHGIGRQLHEEPQVPNYGKAGQGPRLQYGMVLAIEPMVNMGGSAVRVLEDRWTAVTADGSLSAHFEHTIAIQPTGPALVLSQRVQAAV; the protein is encoded by the coding sequence ATGATCATCCTGAAGACGCCTGCAGAAATCGATGTGATGGCTCAGGCATCGAAGGTAGTTGCTGAAGCGCTTGAAGTTGTAAAAAAGGCTGTACGGCCTGGAATGACAACGGACGATCTTGACCGTATTGCAGAGCAAGCAATTCGTGATCGTGGGGCTATTCCAGCATTTAAAGGATACCGCAGTTACCCGAAGACGTTGTGTGCGTCAGTCAATGAGCAGGTGGTTCATGGTATTCCGTCGAAACGGAAACTGAAGGACGGCGATATTATCGGCCTAGATCTAGGGGCCATTGTCGGCGGCTTTTACGGCGACTCAGCCGTGACTGTGGCGGTCGGAGAAACCAGCGAGTCTGCGGCTCGCTTGATTCAGGTGACTCAAGAGGCGCTCGATCTTGGCATTGAAAAGGCGGTTGTCGGTAATCGGTTAACCGATATTTCTCATGCGGTGCAGCGCCACGTTGAAGCAGCCGGGTATTCAGTCGTGACAGAGTTTGTTGGCCACGGCATCGGCCGTCAACTTCATGAAGAGCCCCAGGTTCCCAACTATGGAAAGGCTGGGCAGGGGCCGCGGTTGCAGTACGGGATGGTGCTCGCGATCGAACCGATGGTCAATATGGGCGGAAGTGCGGTACGTGTGCTTGAGGATCGCTGGACGGCGGTGACAGCTGACGGTAGCCTTTCAGCTCACTTTGAGCATACAATAGCAATTCAACCGACGGGACCGGCGTTGGTACTCAGTCAGAGAGTGCAAGCAGCCGTCTAG
- a CDS encoding Adenylate kinase (MaGe:77309708) — protein MRLVFLGAPGVGKGTQAEKVAAQYGIAKISTGDLLREAVRAQTALGKDAKSYMDQGKLVPDSVVIGLVRDKLSDPSCAGGFVLDGFPRTVPQAEELGKVLSQRNIRLDRVINFQVSREDVVKRLSGRRSCPKCQATFHVDFAPPKVSDRCDRCGEGLVQRSDDKREAIETRLKVYEEQTAPLIDYYDRQRVLTNLDGAGAVDSVYLTLTKALTPYKNA, from the coding sequence ATGCGGCTTGTTTTTCTTGGAGCTCCAGGTGTAGGGAAGGGCACGCAGGCTGAGAAGGTAGCCGCTCAGTATGGAATAGCCAAAATCTCAACCGGCGATCTCCTCAGAGAAGCGGTTCGAGCCCAGACGGCGCTTGGAAAAGATGCCAAGAGCTATATGGATCAGGGCAAGCTGGTGCCTGACTCGGTTGTAATCGGCTTGGTTCGCGATAAATTGAGTGATCCGAGTTGTGCCGGTGGATTTGTGCTCGATGGATTTCCGAGGACTGTGCCTCAAGCTGAAGAGCTGGGAAAGGTTCTTTCGCAGAGGAATATTCGCCTTGATCGGGTGATTAACTTTCAAGTGTCGCGTGAAGATGTGGTGAAGCGGCTCAGTGGGCGGCGCAGTTGTCCGAAATGCCAGGCGACGTTTCATGTAGACTTTGCCCCGCCAAAAGTAAGTGATCGGTGCGATCGATGCGGGGAAGGGCTTGTGCAGCGGAGTGACGACAAGCGCGAAGCCATTGAGACTCGTTTGAAAGTCTATGAAGAGCAGACGGCGCCATTGATCGATTACTATGACCGGCAGAGGGTGTTGACCAATCTTGATGGGGCCGGTGCAGTGGACAGCGTGTACTTGACTCTGACGAAAGCGCTGACGCCATATAAGAACGCATGA
- a CDS encoding 50S ribosomal protein L29 (MaGe:77309719) has translation MALDLKELRQLTAPELVEKEKQLVQELFNLRFQLGTGRLENPMQIRKTKREIARVKTVLQEVSQAETKK, from the coding sequence ATGGCGTTGGATTTGAAAGAGTTGCGGCAATTGACGGCCCCTGAGTTGGTCGAGAAGGAAAAGCAATTAGTGCAGGAGTTGTTCAACTTGCGCTTCCAGTTGGGTACCGGTCGATTGGAAAATCCAATGCAGATCAGAAAGACCAAGCGTGAGATTGCTCGGGTGAAGACGGTTTTGCAGGAAGTCTCGCAGGCTGAGACGAAAAAGTAG
- a CDS encoding Sigma54 dependent transcriptional regulator (MaGe:77309730), which produces MYGITDKVFTILLVEDNGGDVEMFLRTVEEDLPRREDEDVELVIAARAEGGLQILSERRVDLVISDVRLPGMSGIELLQRVQAMDRRIPVIMVSWVDTVDVAVEAMRCGAFDYVMKPFEKLDLVARIHRAMRISEILYRYEPSQQEEALPFTDLIGISPAFRNVAAMIEGAARVQSTTLIIGETGTGKEMIARAIHERSEDRNGPFQVVDCTSFTEGTADSELFGHVRGAFTGAVTNKLGLIEHGGGGTVFLDEIGDLPLALQTKLLRVLEVGEVRAVGSVSPKKVSVRFIAATNQELTEKVKRNEFRKDLFFRLNVMAIKVPPLRERTEDIPLIARHFIARYTKEFGKYVDGLHPSAVTELVAYSWPGNVRELRNVIERAVMLAKGDRISRTDVVGLLQVVDSVDRSQDDYLSLPYAKAKEKVLEEFSRRYIKAKLDHHQGNVTHAAVEAGLPRSYFHEIMRRYLKE; this is translated from the coding sequence ATGTACGGTATCACCGACAAGGTCTTTACTATTTTGCTGGTCGAGGATAACGGCGGGGATGTGGAAATGTTCCTTCGCACCGTCGAGGAGGATTTGCCCAGGCGGGAGGACGAGGATGTTGAATTGGTCATCGCCGCGCGCGCGGAAGGCGGCCTGCAGATTCTCAGCGAGCGCCGAGTGGATCTCGTCATTTCCGATGTGCGCCTTCCCGGGATGAGCGGGATTGAGCTGTTGCAGCGGGTTCAGGCCATGGATCGGCGCATCCCGGTCATTATGGTGAGCTGGGTCGATACGGTCGACGTAGCGGTCGAAGCCATGCGGTGCGGTGCGTTCGATTACGTGATGAAGCCGTTTGAAAAGCTGGACCTTGTGGCGCGCATTCATCGCGCCATGCGCATATCGGAAATCCTGTACCGCTACGAGCCCTCGCAGCAGGAAGAGGCGCTGCCATTTACCGATTTGATCGGCATCAGTCCGGCCTTTAGGAACGTAGCGGCGATGATTGAAGGCGCCGCCCGGGTGCAATCGACCACGCTGATTATCGGGGAGACTGGAACGGGAAAGGAAATGATTGCCAGGGCGATCCATGAACGCAGTGAGGATCGTAACGGGCCTTTTCAGGTCGTGGATTGCACCAGTTTCACCGAAGGGACCGCCGATAGTGAATTATTCGGCCACGTGCGAGGCGCCTTCACCGGTGCGGTGACGAATAAATTGGGGCTCATCGAGCATGGCGGCGGGGGGACGGTGTTTTTGGATGAGATCGGCGATCTGCCGCTGGCGTTGCAGACAAAGTTGCTGCGGGTGCTGGAGGTCGGGGAAGTGCGCGCCGTGGGCAGTGTGTCGCCGAAGAAGGTCAGTGTGCGGTTCATTGCCGCGACGAATCAGGAGCTGACAGAAAAGGTCAAACGGAACGAGTTCCGAAAGGATCTGTTTTTTAGGCTCAATGTCATGGCGATCAAAGTGCCACCGTTGCGCGAGCGAACAGAGGATATTCCTCTTATTGCCAGGCATTTTATTGCGCGGTACACCAAAGAGTTTGGAAAGTATGTGGACGGGTTGCATCCTTCAGCGGTGACAGAACTTGTGGCGTATTCCTGGCCCGGCAATGTGCGTGAATTGCGTAATGTGATCGAGCGGGCGGTGATGCTGGCAAAAGGGGATCGGATCAGCCGTACGGACGTTGTCGGCCTTCTTCAGGTCGTTGATTCCGTTGATCGATCGCAGGACGATTATCTCTCGTTACCCTATGCCAAAGCCAAAGAGAAAGTGCTGGAGGAATTTAGCCGCCGGTATATCAAGGCCAAGCTCGATCATCATCAAGGTAATGTCACGCATGCGGCGGTCGAAGCAGGGTTGCCGAGGTCCTATTTCCATGAAATCATGCGGCGATATTTGAAAGAGTGA
- a CDS encoding Putative Histidine kinase (Evidence 3 : Putative function from multiple computational evidences; MaGe:77309731), which translates to MSRPPTSQPGQYGPEPSSIAPTNVLQRSWRGRSISILVKVGLVFGGLSLAFGLILLTTSSLTQQLMGMGKAIEQAGAERMGLYRLASLIQRLPGTGSGKEAELIRAEVVQLERVLAGLRFGTLEHGAVADINPKLSSQMQHVQDRWSIQLRPVLERALAARGEDLVRQQQEYLTLTDDFITDMDGIVQSVEQESAARLNWLYRLQVGFLAASFGLTAVALMFLHKVMRAPLKQLTEGAERMAAGELHTTIKVDTQDELGQLARTFERMAETIQSRIEEIKALHATGEEIGMLEPGGLEGVLRRIVDRASESLDADLALVMVPHPTMECWLVEAASGTAFDRIREQIMLFEETPFSNQAFETKRPVVVTNLSEYADRAVRFRDQFGAKSYMAVPLVGPHECCGVLVLLSLTRVRTFTEWDIHLAQQFASYAAVTMENARLFEAVESESNTLRAKLEAVERKVAELIHEVKAPAGRVAEFASWIERDYGHHLESKGLQYLAWIKNEGKDLASLAERTLDLARIKHEPSSMESVDVDSVIREVLAVLEDECVKKQVRVTIAPNLPRLECRRIHVKQVFDNLIENAIKYMGDQPAPHVEIGTAENERGVLLYVRDNGVGIDAAMFDRIFLPFQRLAAEGIPGSGIGLSIVKTVVEQYEGTVRVESAPGAGSTFFIRLPVLSTARRIPDSQSPPVPAL; encoded by the coding sequence GTGAGCCGCCCGCCGACGTCCCAGCCCGGTCAATACGGACCTGAGCCATCAAGCATAGCCCCTACAAACGTGCTTCAGCGCTCGTGGCGCGGCCGGTCAATATCGATCCTTGTAAAAGTTGGCTTGGTGTTTGGCGGACTGTCGCTGGCGTTCGGCCTGATACTCTTGACCACATCCAGCTTGACACAGCAACTGATGGGGATGGGCAAAGCGATTGAACAGGCGGGAGCGGAACGAATGGGGCTGTACAGGCTGGCCTCTCTGATTCAGCGATTGCCGGGTACCGGATCAGGAAAAGAAGCGGAGTTGATCCGAGCCGAAGTCGTGCAGTTGGAGCGGGTCTTGGCAGGGCTCCGCTTTGGGACCCTTGAACATGGGGCTGTTGCGGATATCAATCCAAAGCTTTCAAGCCAGATGCAGCATGTGCAGGATCGTTGGTCGATTCAGTTGCGGCCTGTGTTGGAACGGGCGTTAGCCGCGCGGGGTGAAGATTTAGTCCGGCAACAGCAGGAGTACCTGACGCTGACCGACGATTTCATCACCGACATGGACGGCATCGTGCAGTCCGTCGAGCAAGAGTCAGCCGCTCGCCTGAATTGGCTCTACCGGTTGCAGGTCGGGTTTCTCGCGGCATCCTTCGGATTGACGGCGGTGGCGCTGATGTTTCTGCATAAGGTGATGCGCGCACCGCTCAAACAATTGACGGAGGGAGCTGAGCGCATGGCGGCTGGCGAGCTTCACACAACCATCAAAGTGGATACACAGGATGAATTGGGGCAGCTCGCGCGGACATTTGAGCGTATGGCGGAGACCATTCAGAGTCGCATTGAGGAAATAAAGGCCTTGCATGCGACGGGAGAAGAAATCGGCATGCTGGAACCGGGAGGGCTTGAGGGCGTGTTGCGCCGGATCGTCGATCGGGCGTCGGAGTCTCTGGATGCCGATCTCGCGCTTGTGATGGTTCCCCATCCGACGATGGAATGCTGGCTGGTGGAGGCGGCATCCGGCACCGCATTTGACCGGATCCGGGAGCAGATCATGCTTTTCGAAGAGACGCCGTTTTCCAACCAGGCGTTTGAAACCAAGCGGCCGGTCGTCGTCACAAATTTGTCCGAATACGCGGACAGGGCCGTTCGATTTCGCGATCAATTCGGAGCCAAGAGCTATATGGCGGTTCCGTTGGTGGGTCCGCATGAATGCTGCGGGGTGCTGGTCTTGTTGAGTCTGACACGGGTGCGGACGTTTACGGAGTGGGATATCCACTTGGCCCAGCAATTCGCATCCTATGCGGCGGTGACGATGGAAAATGCGCGGTTGTTCGAGGCGGTCGAGTCCGAGTCGAACACGTTGCGCGCGAAACTTGAGGCGGTCGAACGGAAGGTCGCCGAATTGATCCATGAGGTAAAAGCGCCGGCTGGGCGAGTGGCCGAGTTCGCGTCCTGGATCGAACGCGATTATGGACACCATCTTGAAAGCAAAGGGCTGCAATATCTCGCGTGGATTAAGAACGAAGGAAAAGATCTGGCCTCGCTCGCCGAGCGAACGCTGGATCTTGCGCGGATTAAGCACGAGCCGTCTTCGATGGAAAGCGTTGACGTCGATTCGGTGATTCGCGAAGTTCTTGCCGTGCTGGAGGATGAGTGCGTGAAAAAGCAGGTCAGGGTGACCATCGCGCCGAACCTGCCTCGCTTGGAGTGCCGGCGTATTCATGTCAAGCAGGTGTTCGATAACCTGATCGAAAATGCCATCAAGTACATGGGCGATCAGCCGGCTCCGCACGTGGAAATCGGCACAGCCGAAAATGAGCGCGGCGTGCTGCTCTACGTGCGCGATAATGGAGTGGGCATCGATGCCGCGATGTTCGATCGTATTTTCCTTCCCTTCCAGCGGCTGGCGGCCGAAGGCATTCCCGGGTCGGGAATTGGCCTGTCGATTGTAAAAACCGTCGTTGAGCAGTACGAGGGAACGGTCCGTGTGGAGTCGGCTCCTGGCGCCGGGAGCACGTTCTTCATCCGTCTTCCTGTGTTGTCCACGGCCCGGCGGATCCCCGACTCTCAGAGCCCGCCCGTTCCGGCATTGTGA
- a CDS encoding hypothetical protein (Evidence 5 : Unknown function; MaGe:77309732), producing the protein MQAVFRASFGLRSPGSSHVYGGVFGLCCLDSEVGGLFYLANIFVELTPATYLLLSELIAGAVASG; encoded by the coding sequence ATGCAGGCTGTTTTTCGAGCTTCGTTCGGTTTGCGATCGCCGGGCTCGTCGCATGTCTATGGAGGTGTTTTTGGCCTCTGTTGTCTTGACTCTGAAGTAGGGGGTCTGTTTTATTTGGCGAATATTTTTGTAGAATTGACGCCAGCGACGTATCTCTTGCTCTCTGAGCTGATTGCAGGGGCCGTTGCCTCAGGCTGA
- a CDS encoding hypothetical protein (Evidence 5 : Unknown function; MaGe:77309734), giving the protein MTILTREQIHALRQAWATNPGSTHYEACWEVHPRCQVVRLLDAYTDLLTRVEELEEERDLAIAHDRQPYPTASAYEQVCAVLERTKQDLASVTVERDDLLAKGDELERQVAELKALKTPDSTFTYCAFCGEQSPMDEHNEDLSAHIKVCSKHPMRDVEADVTRLREALEIAQEYIQGWTSTDVDYGKRGRECQDVKAAITQALAEPEEAR; this is encoded by the coding sequence ATGACCATCCTAACGCGCGAGCAGATCCACGCATTACGGCAGGCCTGGGCGACGAATCCCGGCAGCACGCATTACGAGGCCTGTTGGGAGGTCCACCCACGCTGCCAAGTCGTGCGGCTCCTCGACGCCTACACCGATCTGCTGACGCGGGTGGAGGAATTGGAGGAGGAACGCGATCTTGCCATCGCCCATGACCGGCAACCCTATCCCACGGCCTCCGCCTATGAGCAGGTGTGCGCGGTATTGGAGCGGACGAAACAGGACCTCGCGTCTGTGACCGTCGAGCGCGATGACCTGTTGGCGAAAGGGGATGAGCTGGAGCGGCAGGTGGCGGAACTGAAAGCGCTGAAAACCCCTGACAGTACGTTCACGTACTGCGCCTTCTGTGGTGAGCAATCGCCGATGGACGAGCACAATGAAGATCTTTCTGCACATATCAAGGTTTGCTCGAAGCATCCTATGCGCGACGTTGAGGCCGACGTCACGCGGCTTCGGGAGGCGCTGGAGATCGCGCAGGAGTACATCCAGGGGTGGACCTCGACAGATGTGGATTATGGGAAGCGTGGGCGGGAGTGCCAAGACGTCAAGGCTGCAATCACCCAGGCCCTCGCGGAGCCAGAGGAAGCGCGATGA
- a CDS encoding hypothetical protein (Evidence 5 : Unknown function; MaGe:77309735): MTQPDWAQKIGERFTEKWMAGTDALDELVAKEVRAEHRRAVRIVERALLNDEVVRYENAAYCNGYREACADILAALLKGREKKGR, encoded by the coding sequence ATGACTCAACCGGACTGGGCGCAGAAGATTGGGGAGAGGTTCACAGAGAAATGGATGGCAGGTACAGATGCACTTGATGAGCTTGTCGCAAAGGAAGTGCGTGCCGAGCATCGCCGCGCCGTGCGGATCGTGGAGCGGGCCTTACTGAACGATGAGGTCGTGAGGTACGAGAATGCGGCCTACTGCAACGGATATCGCGAGGCGTGCGCTGACATCCTCGCCGCGCTGCTGAAGGGGCGGGAGAAGAAAGGACGGTGA
- a CDS encoding hypothetical protein (Evidence 4 : Unknown function but conserved in other organisms; MaGe:77309736) translates to MGDRGNIVMKDGNQEIFFYTQWRGEELLTVVRSALARRQRWDNSPYLSRMVFCELVKGRVDDAAGFGISTERDDFEHDDVVVDVRNRVVYTRKPQEGEDVRTSDALSFEVFITANNAETAFPDY, encoded by the coding sequence ATGGGGGACCGTGGAAACATTGTGATGAAGGACGGCAATCAAGAAATATTTTTCTACACCCAATGGCGTGGCGAGGAGCTGCTGACGGTGGTGCGGTCGGCGCTGGCCCGTCGTCAACGATGGGATAACAGCCCCTATTTGAGTCGGATGGTGTTTTGCGAACTCGTGAAGGGGCGCGTGGATGATGCCGCGGGGTTTGGGATTTCGACCGAGCGAGATGATTTCGAGCATGATGATGTCGTGGTGGATGTGAGGAATCGTGTGGTCTACACCCGTAAGCCTCAAGAGGGGGAGGACGTGCGGACGAGTGACGCGCTGAGCTTCGAGGTATTCATTACCGCGAATAATGCGGAGACGGCGTTCCCAGATTATTAA
- a CDS encoding hypothetical protein (Evidence 5 : Unknown function; MaGe:77309737), with the protein MAGRFADSGISAMSISCRQFMKISAGTVNAITLAWCVLPGALLRENGAGQF; encoded by the coding sequence GTGGCCGGCCGATTTGCGGATTCGGGAATTTCCGCGATGAGTATTTCCTGTCGGCAGTTCATGAAGATCTCAGCTGGCACGGTGAACGCGATTACCCTTGCCTGGTGTGTGTTGCCGGGGGCGTTGTTGCGAGAGAATGGAGCGGGGCAGTTTTAA